Genomic window (Candidatus Methylacidithermus pantelleriae):
GCTGGCAGAAACGCCACATGGAGCTCCACCTGCGGTACGGAAAGGACCGGCGGGATGGCCGTTCGATTGCGACGACCCCCAGTCCACCTTTTTGCTAGAAAACGCTGCCAGGCCCGATCCTTTTCCGAAAGACGGCTTTCGGGAGTCTTCTCTCGCAAGGCGCGAATGGTTTTTTTCCAGGCCTCAATTTCCTTAGGCAGCGGGAGCGAAGGAGTAACCCAAAGCGAATGGACGAAAAGTGCTACCGCCGCAACTAGAAGTCCAGTAACAAGGACCAAGACTCTCTTGAGCCTCGACCATCGCCGACCGTGAGGATCGGCAAAAACAAAACTTTCTGGGGAATCCATGGACTTCGAAACGTAGCGGTCACAATAGGGTAGCGCGCACAAGGGCAACTGGTCTACCGTTCTTTACAAAACCAAGCCAAATACACTACTGCCGGCCCCCCCAGGGAAAGAGAACCCTTTTTGGGTTCTTTTTTTGAACCTCTCTCAGTTATGGGAGGCGGTAGCCATCCCTGTAGGGCCTCTAGTTACTCCTACCGATCCTATTTTGGAACTGTGCCTCTTTTGCCAAAAGAAACCGCTTTAGGGCTTAGATGTGTCCTCTTTTGGCTCTAGCCACCGAGCGATCCCCTCGGCCCCAGATGCCAAAAGAGCACGGTATCTGGGAAGCGAGCTTGGAAACCGGTCTTGCAGGAAGCGCAACAACCTCTGGCGAACATCGCACCGAAGGTCCCAGAGCTTATCTGGACTGCTTGCGCTCAAAAGGATGCGGATCTCCATCCCCCAGTCCTTGACATCTGTCACCTCCACCTTGGCCATCCTCCCATCCCACAAAGGGTGGTGCTGGAGGATCCGTAGAAGCTCCTCACGGATCGCCTCCACCGGGACAGTGTAGTCTGCATAAAGAAAGACCGTCCCTAGAAGATGGCCCGAATTGCGGCTCCAGTTTTGGAACGGTTTATCCACAAATTGCGATAAAGGCAAGATCAACCGGCGCTCGTCCCACAGCCGAATCACTACATAGGTCAGGGTAATTTCCTCGACCCGGCCCTGCTCTCCTTCGACCACCACCACATCGTTAATCCGAATGGGTTGTGTCCATGCAATCTGAAAGCCGGCAAAAAGGTTGGCTACCGTCCGTTGTGCGGCCCATCCCACGACCAACCCGGCTGCTCCCGCGGAAGCCAGAATGCTCCATCCCACCTTTCGGAGGGGTTCAAAGAGCATAAGAATGCTCACAATGGCTAAGAAAAGAACTGCGCCTACCCCTACCCGCTCAAAAAATTGCAGTTGGGTATGAATGCGCCGTGCGGTCGGGTCTTCCTCGCGTTCCAAGGGGTAGCGTTTGCGAACGAGCGCCGCCGTCTTATCAATGGCCCGAATCCCCGCGTAAGCAGCAAGTACAATGACGCCAATGCCACCAATTTTTTCAAGAAACGGCCGCCAGAACGGATGGTGTACAAACGCCTCAATGGCAAAGAAGGCGCCGAGAACCAAAACCGCGTACCGAAGGGTGTAGGCTCCTACTGCCAGGAGAACGCGAAAAGAAGTCGATCCACCCTCAGTTCGGGTGAGGCACCATCGCCGGGTTACTTCCGAGGCTGCGAAGAGAACCCAAAGAAACGAAAGAAAACTGGCTCCATCCGCCAGGGATTCCACCCGCCGGATGAGCCCAGTTTGTGGAAGCTCCCATAGCACGGCGCCGAGCCGGAAAAGGAAAAGAAAAACCAAAGAAAAAAGAAAAAAGGCTCCAGGGAGGGAGCAAACGCTAAGGATTTGCTGAAGAAGACCTTCTCTTGTCGAAACCCGCCAGTGCGTCACAAGCCAAACCCAAGCTAAGGCCAAAGCAAACGAAATCCCGAGTGCTATCGCCACCAGGAGCCATGGAACCGAAGCCGGGAGGGTAATCGCCAGGGTATTCACAAGCTTTCTACTGGCTAGAGTTTGCACGAACGCCACGAAGAGCGATCGATCCTAGAAATCCATCGCAAAAGCTTGGCTTTTTAAATTTAAGAGGAGAAAAAAGAGAGAAAACCAAAGATCGCAATTCAAGGCCGCTCGCTGTCCGATCTTCCCCAGTGTGTTTTTCCTCATGCTCGCTTATTTGGCATCTCCCATAAAGCTTCCCGCTTGAATCCTTTGTCCTCACAAATCCCTTCGCTCAGAAACGCTTTTGGTAGTCCCAAATACATCGTATCTTTGCACAAACCGAAAAGAAGCGTTTTTCTTGGACCGCATACTTTCTAGGCCAGTCGTTATTTGTCGCTCCTCCGACACGCGGGTTGAGACGCTTCTTGGCGAAGCCTCTTCTGCGCTTGTCACCCTCCTGTCGACTGGCTCGCTTCGTAGTTCCGGTGACACACTCCGACGAGGAATTGGAGTTCTTTACTACGAGCTACCGACAAAACTTCGGTCTCCCAATGATCAAGCCAATGCCCCTGGCCATTGAGCCGCTTCCCCAAATCCACACAAATCCCTACAGGAGCTTTGGGCTTGGAGCAATGATGTTCTGCATTTGATCTCCTTACTGGCATGGTCCCCTACCTGTCCGTTAAGGATTCCCGGCATCATTTGAACACCTAGGCCGACGAGCCCGCTAGCAGTCTTTGTAGGTTTTCGCCCGGCTACCTGAAGACAGCGAGGGAGAGCAGTGGCTCATGGTGCGGATGAGGCTGCCACATGCGGAGTTACGCCGCTCCTAAGGAAAGCCCATTCCCTTTCCTGGACCCGCTGGGGACTCATCTCGGACGTCGGAGCGGTGCGTCTGAACCGCACTCTGGCCCGATAGAGCTTCAAGAGGTTGAGGTTGTGCACCGCACAGTCGAAACCGCCAAAGGGCTCAGACCCACTCCAGGCCCTGCAACAAAAATGCCGAAGACCTCGGCACCTCATTGACTAGCTCGAATACTGGCTCCAGCGACGGTTCCCGCTGGCGGTACCGTTCGAGCACCTCCGGCGACCGCAAGAGGCGTCGGATCCGCTCCCGCAGCACGACGCCCTCGGGAGGGCAAGCCGCAAGAGGTGGACCCAGTACGATGCAGGCGGTGAGCCATCTTGTCCGGCGGAATCAAGACCCGAATCCCGCAAGCTTGCAGCGCTTCAATGGGCACCGTGTCGAAGTACCCGGCATCGGCCAGCAATGCCTCAGACTGTCGACCCATGTTCGCTTCGACTTCGTCGACCATGGCCAATAGCTGCGGAGTATCGGCCGCGTGGTTGATGAGGTCCGCCGCCCCGATGATCTGCGTCTCGGCATCGACCACCGCCTGGACGTTATACCCCGAAAGGCCCCCCTCGGCCTCCGTCATGATCCGGGAGTCCGGGTCGGTCAAGTTCCGCTGTGCCTTTGGCGAGGCCTTGGTTTGCTTGGGATCCTTTCGAAGCCGGTACGTCCGGCCGCCCTTTTCCGCCTCTGCCCGGCGCTTCTCAACCGTCCGCACACTCTCCCACAACTCATCGCCCCGCCGGTCTCCCCGAAAGAGCCGGTCCTTTTCCCGATCTTTCGCCTCCACCCGAGCGAACTAACGCGCAATCTCTTCCCGCAGCCGCTGCTTTTCCTGTTGCATCCAGGCGTAGCTCATGGCCGCCATGCTTGGAGGCCTACGCCTTGATCTTGGTGCCGTCCAGCGCCACCTGGCCCAGCTGGAACGTCCGGATGAATAGCTCTCTCCCGGGCCTCGAGCTCTGGCCGGCGCAATGCCGAAAGCGTCCCGTGGTCCGACGGATAACTGTGCGACAGCATCCCGCAAGGCGATGTCCTCGTGCAGGGCCCGCTCCAACCGGCGGGAAAAGCGGATGTTCTGGGGCTAGGCGTTAGAGCCACACCTTCACCATCATCACTCGACGCTAAGGGGGCTGGCCCCGGTTTCCGCCTTGATAGGTGGGGAAGATGGCGCACAGATCAAAGCCCGTCGACCACCTCGTCGATGAAGTGGGTCAAATGGTCCGGGGACAGCCAGTCCCCAGGGAAAAGGCACGTGGCAGTCCTGATTCGGCACGTATGGCTTAAACGGCTCCATGGCCGAAGGGGTTCAACACCCCCGAGCCAATTCATGGCAGCTTACCGAGAATCTCCACACAGCCTGCTAGGCTATCTATCGCTCGGACAGCACCTCCGCCTCCTCGGGTACCCTCTGCATGCCCTCTCCTGCTTGCCGGGCAGACAGCCGTATTTCCTCAGCACCCGTTTGAGCAGCCGCCGGAAGTAGGCCCAGACGTTCTTGCGCTCCGTCCAGTCGATGCCAACGTTGCGCCGGATCGTCTCGACCAGCTGGGCGACGATCCCACGGAGCGTCTCGTTACCCATCACATTGACAGCGCTGTCGTTGGTCTCGAGCGCGTCCTAAAACGCCGGCTCCCCTTCGCAAAGACTGAGCCGCTCACCCCGGAGGTCCGCCTCGCGCATCTCCCTGGCGAAGGCGATCAGCTCCTCGATCGCGCGATTCTGATATCGACGGATTGTCTCCTCCAGCATCTCGGCGAACGAGCGCGCCCGGATGACGTTCTTGGGGCGTCGCCAGCCGATTTTCCCCTTGAGCAGCTTCCTCAGTCGCTCGACCGCGAGGTTCTTCTATGACATGCCACGCACTTCGGCGAGGAACTTGTCGGAAAGAATGTAAATATCCGTCTTCTCCAACCTCGCTGCCGCGAAGATGTTCAGCACGCCCTCTGGTGCGACGGCGTGGGAGATGATCTATCGGATCACGTGCTCAAGTTCCGCCTTCGGCTGCGCCTCACAGGGTGCGCGCTTGGCGAGCCCCGTCCGGACCGCCTGGAAGAAGGCCACGTCGTCGCGGACCGCCAGGGCCTCCTCGTGCGGTGCCGCCAACGCGAAGGCTTGCGACAGCTCGTGCACCGCGCGGACGATGCGGTTCTTGCCGTTCTCCCTGCCGGCGCCGCCTGCCTGTGCGTGCCCGCACGCAGACAGGTGCTCGTCGCGGCGGGCAGGCTGGGCCAAGATGTGCTCCTGGGCGGGCGGCAGAAGCGCCGGGCGCTCCTGCGGCGTGCCGGTCGCCCAGCGTGACCAGTCGAAACGGTAGAAGAGGTCGCAGCAAATCTCGTACTTCTCCCGCATGACCGCCACGGCCTCGCCCTGGTCGATGGCGGTGCGGCCACTGCCACCGCTTTCGGTGTTGGTCGCCAACGCGGCCTTCAGTTCGCGGGCGAGGCCCAGGTAGTCCACCACCAGCCCCCCGGCTTGTCGCGGAAGACCCGGTTCACCCGGGCGATGGCCTGCATGAGCCCATGGGCACGCATCGGCTTGTCAGCGTCCATCGTTAGGCGACCCTCGCAGTAGATGGGGACGGTGGCCTTGTCGTCGACGGCGGGCTGGATGCCGTAAACGCTGATGTAGTCGCCGAAGACCGCGCGGGTGTTCTTGTCCTCGTGCTCCAGCGGCGTGCCCGTGAAGCCGGTGAACGAGGCATTGGGCAGCGCATCGCGCATGTGGCGGGCGAAGCCGTCAATGAAGTCGCGCTGGCTGCGGTGGGCCTCGCCGGCGATTACGAAGGCGATGTGGTGGGCGAAGCACCAAGGGGAATGTCGCAAATCTCTCCAGGGTTCCTCACGACAGCCGGACGCCACTGGCCGAACCCGCCGTGCGCGTTCACGGCCTGCGTCCATTCGTCGAGATAGCGGCGCTTTACTTTGCGCTGCTCCGTGTCCTCGCCCTTGGTTTCCACAACGAGCATGTCGCCATTCTTCAAACGCACCAGAAAATCTGGCCGATATTTCCGAACCACGCCTCGATAGACGTATAGCACCTCGAAGCCCAGGTGATCGTTCTTGACCCAGGCGCTCACAGCATTGCTGTTGTCGAGCACGAATGCGTCCGAAGCTTCCCAGTGCTGTCATAGACGCAAACGTTGATGTGCGACTTGCGGGTCCGCTCGCACGGCTTGCCTGTGTACCAGGTGCGCATGTCTCCGGTGGAGCGGATCGGGTGGTCACGGTCGAACGCCGGCATCAGGCGCTCGGTGTTCTCCTGTCGCACCGCCTCCCACACATGCTGCACCACGCGCGACATGTTGAGCGTGATGATCAGCCGTCGGCGCAGCTCGTCCTGGTAAAACAGCGGCGGCGAGATGGCGATGCGATCGGAGCGGACGAACTGCTCGACGATTCGCACCAACTGTGCCAGCAAGACCTCTCGACTGCCCTGCCAGGTGTGCTTCATCTGGTCGAACACGTCCCGCGCGGTCTCGAAGATGATGCGCTGGGTACGAAACTCACGTGCGAGCCGTTCCAGCTCGACCCGATTGATTTTGGTGACGTCGGGCTTGCCTTCCAGGATCGGGGCGAGTTCCGCAACCTAAGCGGTCTGGGCCGCGTCCAGCGCAAGCGTTTGTGCCTTGTCCCAGTCCAGCACCAGCGTGGGCTGGAAGACGCGGTCAATGCGCACGACGTTTGGCCAGCGGATCTCGAATTCGGCCTTGGCCGGCTCCGGCTCGACCGCGGTCTTCGGCGTCGGGGGAGGCGGAGGTCCGTCCTCACCGCCCTCGTGCGGCAGGAACGTGAACGGCACACCGAAGACGTTGACGTACTCGGGATCGAGCAGCCCCGTTGCCGGATTCAGCTCGTAGGAAGTGCGCCGCAGGCCCCTCCCTACGACTTGCTCGCACAGAAGCTGCGACGTGAAGGCGCGCAGGCCCATGATATGTGTGACCGTCTTGGCGTCCCATCCCTCGGAGAGCATGCCGACAAAGATGACATTCTGGATCTTCTCGCCGGGCTGCCCGGCCTTGCCCACCGTGTCCACCTTCTGGCGCAGCTGTTCCGCCTGGTCGGCCTTGGTCAACATGCGTTCCACCCGCCAGTTGTCTTCCTGTTCCTCGCCATCCGCGTTCTCGACGGGCGCCTCAACATGCCCGGCGGGCTCTTCCTGCGCCTCCGCCTCGTCGAGCACTTTCGAGTCAATGTGCAGGATGCGCTCCGGGTCGCACAGCTCATCAATGTGGATGCGCCGAGAATCGAAGGCATGTTTCACCCGCGCCGCTGTCTTGGTGCGGTTGCACACGGTGATCATCACCGGGGGCGTAGACTGCGTCTCTTTCCACTTCTTCCGTGTTTCCCGCCAGTCGTAGCCGAGCAGGTAATAGGCGTTCAGTACCAGGTCGGGAAGCGGCTTCTCGGGGTTGGCGCGGCGGTTGAGGTCGTCCTTGACCTCGGGGTCGTTACAAATGTGGTAGAAACGTGACTTGTACGTCTTGACGTCAGGTACCGCGTAGTCGCGAACCACCACACGCGGGGTCTTCACCAA
Coding sequences:
- a CDS encoding mechanosensitive ion channel family protein, whose product is MAFVQTLASRKLVNTLAITLPASVPWLLVAIALGISFALALAWVWLVTHWRVSTREGLLQQILSVCSLPGAFFLFSLVFLFLFRLGAVLWELPQTGLIRRVESLADGASFLSFLWVLFAASEVTRRWCLTRTEGGSTSFRVLLAVGAYTLRYAVLVLGAFFAIEAFVHHPFWRPFLEKIGGIGVIVLAAYAGIRAIDKTAALVRKRYPLEREEDPTARRIHTQLQFFERVGVGAVLFLAIVSILMLFEPLRKVGWSILASAGAAGLVVGWAAQRTVANLFAGFQIAWTQPIRINDVVVVEGEQGRVEEITLTYVVIRLWDERRLILPLSQFVDKPFQNWSRNSGHLLGTVFLYADYTVPVEAIREELLRILQHHPLWDGRMAKVEVTDVKDWGMEIRILLSASSPDKLWDLRCDVRQRLLRFLQDRFPSSLPRYRALLASGAEGIARWLEPKEDTSKP
- a CDS encoding transposase, encoding MEAKDREKDRLFRGDRRGDELWESVRTVEKRRAEAEKGGRTYRLRKDPKQTKASPKAQRNLTDPDSRIMTEAEGGLSGYNVQAVVDAETQIIGAADLINHAADTPQLLAMVDEVEANMGRQSEALLADAGYFDTVPIEALQACGIRVLIPPDKMAHRLHRTGSTSCGLPSRGRRAAGADPTPLAVAGGARTVPPAGTVAGASIRASQ